In the genome of Ictalurus furcatus strain D&B chromosome 13, Billie_1.0, whole genome shotgun sequence, one region contains:
- the ppp1r3cb gene encoding protein phosphatase 1 regulatory subunit 3C-B isoform X4: MPSSIMPVDVAMRICLAHSPPLRSFLGSYESCKSRNLVKPFKPLRSCISSKTKVEATNRGWKNPKGKGKKRVVFADSKGMSLTAIHVFREFEEDSLLPPDLQFEMSDLEDAIVGLKVEKERSFVLDFPQPAVDYLDFRNRLKKNLVCLENCVIQDRSLMGTIKVSNVSFEKSVHVRITFDSWKSHKDVPCVYMNNVYGCADIDTFTFTVDLPGSVPHEDQVEFCISYTTHDETHWDNNDGKNYRLVHVDNDGNQTKHDTQKTAYEPRSTNKRPEMEFDQFGSPRTSSGFFPEWQSWGRIENNSPYW; the protein is encoded by the coding sequence ATGCCATCTTCCATCATGCCTGTGGATGTGGCCATGAGAATCTGTCTGGCACACTCTCCGCCCCTTCGCAGCTTCCTCGGTTCCTATGAGAGCTGTAAATCCAGAAACTTGGTCAAGCCATTCAAACCACTGAGATCATGCATCAGCTCGAAGACCAAGGTGGAAGCGACCAACCGAGGATGGAAAAATCCCAAAGGCAAAGGCAAGAAGAGAGTGGTTTTTGCTGACTCCAAAGGCATGTCACTAACGGCAATCCACGTGTTCAGGGAGTTCGAGGAAGACTCGCTCTTGCCACCAGACTTGCAGTTTGAGATGTCGGACTTGGAGGATGCCATTGTGGGCCTAAAGGTGGAGAAGGAGAGGAGTTTTGTTTTGGACTTCCCCCAGCCTGCTGTAGACTACCTGGACTTTCGGAACCGACTCAAGAAGAACCTGGTATGTTTGGAGAACTGTGTAATCCAGGACAGATCCCTCATGGGCACGATAAAAGTTAGCAATGTAAGCTTTGAGAAGTCTGTTCATGTCCGGATAACGTTTGATTCATGGAAAAGCCACAAGGACGTTCcttgtgtgtatatgaacaatGTTTATGGGTGTGCAGACATCGACACTTTTACCTTCACCGTTGATCTGCCGGGTTCAGTGCCACATGAGGATCAGGTCGAGTTCTGCATCTCCTACACCACTCATGATGAGACACACTGGGATAATAACGATGGGAAGAACTACAGGTTGGTACATGTCGATAATGACGGCAATCAGACCAAACATGACACTCAGAAAACAGCGTATGAACCCAGAAGCACCAACAAAAGGCCTGAGATGGAGTTTGATCAGTTTGGGAGCCCAAGGACCTCTAGTGGTTTCTTTCCAGAGTGGCAGAGTTGGGGGCGAATTGAGAACAACTCCCCCTACTGGTGA
- the ppp1r3cb gene encoding protein phosphatase 1 regulatory subunit 3C-B isoform X2: MCVSCRVLHILNPRPMPSSIMPVDVAMRICLAHSPPLRSFLGSYESCKSRNLVKPFKPLRSCISSKTKVEATNRGWKNPKGKGKKRVVFADSKGMSLTAIHVFREFEEDSLLPPDLQFEMSDLEDAIVGLKVEKERSFVLDFPQPAVDYLDFRNRLKKNLVCLENCVIQDRSLMGTIKVSNVSFEKSVHVRITFDSWKSHKDVPCVYMNNVYGCADIDTFTFTVDLPGSVPHEDQVEFCISYTTHDETHWDNNDGKNYRLVHVDNDGNQTKHDTQKTAYEPRSTNKRPEMEFDQFGSPRTSSGFFPEWQSWGRIENNSPYW, encoded by the exons ATGTGTGTGTCGTGTAG agttTTGCACATCTTGAATCCTAGACCGATGCCATCTTCCATCATGCCTGTGGATGTGGCCATGAGAATCTGTCTGGCACACTCTCCGCCCCTTCGCAGCTTCCTCGGTTCCTATGAGAGCTGTAAATCCAGAAACTTGGTCAAGCCATTCAAACCACTGAGATCATGCATCAGCTCGAAGACCAAGGTGGAAGCGACCAACCGAGGATGGAAAAATCCCAAAGGCAAAGGCAAGAAGAGAGTGGTTTTTGCTGACTCCAAAGGCATGTCACTAACGGCAATCCACGTGTTCAGGGAGTTCGAGGAAGACTCGCTCTTGCCACCAGACTTGCAGTTTGAGATGTCGGACTTGGAGGATGCCATTGTGGGCCTAAAGGTGGAGAAGGAGAGGAGTTTTGTTTTGGACTTCCCCCAGCCTGCTGTAGACTACCTGGACTTTCGGAACCGACTCAAGAAGAACCTGGTATGTTTGGAGAACTGTGTAATCCAGGACAGATCCCTCATGGGCACGATAAAAGTTAGCAATGTAAGCTTTGAGAAGTCTGTTCATGTCCGGATAACGTTTGATTCATGGAAAAGCCACAAGGACGTTCcttgtgtgtatatgaacaatGTTTATGGGTGTGCAGACATCGACACTTTTACCTTCACCGTTGATCTGCCGGGTTCAGTGCCACATGAGGATCAGGTCGAGTTCTGCATCTCCTACACCACTCATGATGAGACACACTGGGATAATAACGATGGGAAGAACTACAGGTTGGTACATGTCGATAATGACGGCAATCAGACCAAACATGACACTCAGAAAACAGCGTATGAACCCAGAAGCACCAACAAAAGGCCTGAGATGGAGTTTGATCAGTTTGGGAGCCCAAGGACCTCTAGTGGTTTCTTTCCAGAGTGGCAGAGTTGGGGGCGAATTGAGAACAACTCCCCCTACTGGTGA
- the ppp1r3cb gene encoding protein phosphatase 1 regulatory subunit 3C-B isoform X1, whose translation MCNPYTPGSALGNRGTSTIAAARLPGVLHILNPRPMPSSIMPVDVAMRICLAHSPPLRSFLGSYESCKSRNLVKPFKPLRSCISSKTKVEATNRGWKNPKGKGKKRVVFADSKGMSLTAIHVFREFEEDSLLPPDLQFEMSDLEDAIVGLKVEKERSFVLDFPQPAVDYLDFRNRLKKNLVCLENCVIQDRSLMGTIKVSNVSFEKSVHVRITFDSWKSHKDVPCVYMNNVYGCADIDTFTFTVDLPGSVPHEDQVEFCISYTTHDETHWDNNDGKNYRLVHVDNDGNQTKHDTQKTAYEPRSTNKRPEMEFDQFGSPRTSSGFFPEWQSWGRIENNSPYW comes from the coding sequence agttTTGCACATCTTGAATCCTAGACCGATGCCATCTTCCATCATGCCTGTGGATGTGGCCATGAGAATCTGTCTGGCACACTCTCCGCCCCTTCGCAGCTTCCTCGGTTCCTATGAGAGCTGTAAATCCAGAAACTTGGTCAAGCCATTCAAACCACTGAGATCATGCATCAGCTCGAAGACCAAGGTGGAAGCGACCAACCGAGGATGGAAAAATCCCAAAGGCAAAGGCAAGAAGAGAGTGGTTTTTGCTGACTCCAAAGGCATGTCACTAACGGCAATCCACGTGTTCAGGGAGTTCGAGGAAGACTCGCTCTTGCCACCAGACTTGCAGTTTGAGATGTCGGACTTGGAGGATGCCATTGTGGGCCTAAAGGTGGAGAAGGAGAGGAGTTTTGTTTTGGACTTCCCCCAGCCTGCTGTAGACTACCTGGACTTTCGGAACCGACTCAAGAAGAACCTGGTATGTTTGGAGAACTGTGTAATCCAGGACAGATCCCTCATGGGCACGATAAAAGTTAGCAATGTAAGCTTTGAGAAGTCTGTTCATGTCCGGATAACGTTTGATTCATGGAAAAGCCACAAGGACGTTCcttgtgtgtatatgaacaatGTTTATGGGTGTGCAGACATCGACACTTTTACCTTCACCGTTGATCTGCCGGGTTCAGTGCCACATGAGGATCAGGTCGAGTTCTGCATCTCCTACACCACTCATGATGAGACACACTGGGATAATAACGATGGGAAGAACTACAGGTTGGTACATGTCGATAATGACGGCAATCAGACCAAACATGACACTCAGAAAACAGCGTATGAACCCAGAAGCACCAACAAAAGGCCTGAGATGGAGTTTGATCAGTTTGGGAGCCCAAGGACCTCTAGTGGTTTCTTTCCAGAGTGGCAGAGTTGGGGGCGAATTGAGAACAACTCCCCCTACTGGTGA
- the ppp1r3cb gene encoding protein phosphatase 1 regulatory subunit 3C-B isoform X3 produces MNCTRVLHILNPRPMPSSIMPVDVAMRICLAHSPPLRSFLGSYESCKSRNLVKPFKPLRSCISSKTKVEATNRGWKNPKGKGKKRVVFADSKGMSLTAIHVFREFEEDSLLPPDLQFEMSDLEDAIVGLKVEKERSFVLDFPQPAVDYLDFRNRLKKNLVCLENCVIQDRSLMGTIKVSNVSFEKSVHVRITFDSWKSHKDVPCVYMNNVYGCADIDTFTFTVDLPGSVPHEDQVEFCISYTTHDETHWDNNDGKNYRLVHVDNDGNQTKHDTQKTAYEPRSTNKRPEMEFDQFGSPRTSSGFFPEWQSWGRIENNSPYW; encoded by the exons ATGAACTGCACCAG agttTTGCACATCTTGAATCCTAGACCGATGCCATCTTCCATCATGCCTGTGGATGTGGCCATGAGAATCTGTCTGGCACACTCTCCGCCCCTTCGCAGCTTCCTCGGTTCCTATGAGAGCTGTAAATCCAGAAACTTGGTCAAGCCATTCAAACCACTGAGATCATGCATCAGCTCGAAGACCAAGGTGGAAGCGACCAACCGAGGATGGAAAAATCCCAAAGGCAAAGGCAAGAAGAGAGTGGTTTTTGCTGACTCCAAAGGCATGTCACTAACGGCAATCCACGTGTTCAGGGAGTTCGAGGAAGACTCGCTCTTGCCACCAGACTTGCAGTTTGAGATGTCGGACTTGGAGGATGCCATTGTGGGCCTAAAGGTGGAGAAGGAGAGGAGTTTTGTTTTGGACTTCCCCCAGCCTGCTGTAGACTACCTGGACTTTCGGAACCGACTCAAGAAGAACCTGGTATGTTTGGAGAACTGTGTAATCCAGGACAGATCCCTCATGGGCACGATAAAAGTTAGCAATGTAAGCTTTGAGAAGTCTGTTCATGTCCGGATAACGTTTGATTCATGGAAAAGCCACAAGGACGTTCcttgtgtgtatatgaacaatGTTTATGGGTGTGCAGACATCGACACTTTTACCTTCACCGTTGATCTGCCGGGTTCAGTGCCACATGAGGATCAGGTCGAGTTCTGCATCTCCTACACCACTCATGATGAGACACACTGGGATAATAACGATGGGAAGAACTACAGGTTGGTACATGTCGATAATGACGGCAATCAGACCAAACATGACACTCAGAAAACAGCGTATGAACCCAGAAGCACCAACAAAAGGCCTGAGATGGAGTTTGATCAGTTTGGGAGCCCAAGGACCTCTAGTGGTTTCTTTCCAGAGTGGCAGAGTTGGGGGCGAATTGAGAACAACTCCCCCTACTGGTGA